A genomic stretch from Primulina huaijiensis isolate GDHJ02 chromosome 14, ASM1229523v2, whole genome shotgun sequence includes:
- the LOC140956594 gene encoding uncharacterized protein, whose protein sequence is MAENIYTQRPLFGGAITTSFPVRFEDVSDIRQVPDHQEVFVDPTRDESLVFELLELKANVADQGSATWFLRDLASEQDAEGTVVLEQSGIFEACQLRFRDTPATITTAVGQMAVLKGRQGREAQNVVKVYLANLRLKEVVTDVLITAYEPTLINPLSESAAAVGAGLAVPAIQPGFTPMAEIFKVTVSNFKVNDWSLFGAAA, encoded by the exons ATGGCGGAAAATATTTACACCCAACGCCCTCTATTCGGCGGTGCAATCACGACTTCTTTCCCCGTGCGTTTTGAG GATGTCAGTGACATACGGCAAGTTCCTGATCATCAG GAGGTTTTTGTAGACCCAACACGCGATGAGAGCTTGGTATTTGAACTGCTCGAGTTGAAGGCCAATGTGGCGGATCAAGGAAGTGCCACATGGTTTCTTAGAGACCTTGCCAGTGAGCAAGATGCTGAGGGGACGGTg gtgCTCGAACAGTCGGGGATATTTGAGGCTTGTCAACTGAGGTTTAGAGACACTCCTGCTACCATTACTACTGCGGTTGGACAAATG GCTGTGTTGAAGGGAAGACAGGGAAGGGAAGCACAGAACGTGGTAAAG GTTTATCTAGCTAATTTACGCCTCAAGGAAGTTGTAACAGATGTTCTGATCACTGCTTACGAGCCTACGTTGATAAA CCCTTTGAGTGAAAGTGCTGCTGCGGTTGGTGCTGGCTTAGCAGTACCTGCTATACAGCCTGGTTTTACGCCAATGGCGGAGATTTTTAAAGTCACCGTCTCTAATTTCAAAGTGAATGACTGGAGTCTTTTTGGTGCTGCTGCTTGA
- the LOC140956544 gene encoding bZIP transcription factor 12-like — MAYSKVMASSSPPNPDLPAQTSSPALHSAANLQSDYSRGFGSMNMEDILNNIYSESDSFAPETNSGDGERNGSKTVDEVWRDIVSGGAGGGEPAMTLEVFLAKAGVVNEEDVGVSEAVKMAPAPQPLPQTGMMSPATGVPAVQFPPVVCVQNGMGAGGFGMEFGNGVAAVGGGGGGGGSGRGKRRATVEEASLDKATQQKQRRMIKNRESAARSRERKQAYTVELESQVTTLEDENAELLKEVAELKRRRYKQLMENLIPVVEKRRPPRVLRRVHSMNW, encoded by the exons ATGGCGTATTCAAAGGTGATGGCTTCGAGTTCACCGCCCAATCCGGATCTGCCAGCTCAGACCTCGTCTCCCGCTTTACATTCCGCTGCAAATCTTCAATCGGATTACAGTCGGGGATTCGGGTCCATGAACATGGAGGATATACTCAATAATATCTACTCCGAGTCTGATTCCTTCGCGCCGGAGACCAACTCCGGTGATGGTGAGAGGAATGGGAGTAAGACGGTGGACGAGGTGTGGAGGGATATTGTGAGTGGCGGCGCCGGGGGTGGGGAGCCGGCGATGACGCTGGAGGTTTTTCTGGCGAAGGCGGGGGTGGTGAATGAGGAGGATGTTGGGGTCTCGGAGGCCGTGAAGATGGCTCCGGCTCCTCAGCCGCTGCCGCAGACGGGTATGATGAGTCCCGCAACAGGGGTTCCGGCGGTTCAGTTTCCCCCGGTTGTGTGCGTGCAGAATGGCATGGGTGCTGGAGGGTTTGGAATGGAGTTTGGGAATGGAGTGGCGGCTGTGGGTGgaggcggcggcggcggaggcAGTGGAAGAGGGAAGAGGAGGGCGACAGTGGAGGAGGCGTCGCTCGACAAGGCCACTCAGCAGAAGCAGAGGAGAATGATCAAGAATAGGGAGTCGGCCGCTAGGTCCAGGGAGAGAAAACAG GCTTATACTGTGGAGTTGGAGTCACAGGTGACAACACTAGAGGATGAAAATGCGGAGCTTTTGAAAGAAGTG GCTGAATTGAAGAGACGGCGGTATAAACAG CTCATGGAGAACCTAATTCCGGTTGTCGAGAAACGAAGGCCTCCAAGAGTTTTGCGTAGAGTTCATTCAATGAACTGGTAG